The Streptomyces cynarae genome contains a region encoding:
- the gcvH gene encoding glycine cleavage system protein GcvH: protein MSNPQQLRYSKEHEWLSDAEDGVATVGITEHAANALGDVVFVQLPEVGDTVTAGETCGELESTKSVSDLYSPVTGEITEVNEDVVNDPSLVNSEPFEGGWLFKVRVSEEPADLLSADEYDAHVAG, encoded by the coding sequence ATGAGCAACCCCCAGCAGCTGCGCTACAGCAAGGAGCACGAGTGGCTGTCGGACGCCGAGGACGGCGTCGCGACGGTCGGCATCACGGAGCACGCGGCGAACGCGCTCGGCGATGTCGTCTTCGTCCAGCTCCCGGAGGTCGGTGACACGGTGACCGCGGGCGAGACCTGCGGCGAGCTGGAGTCGACGAAGTCGGTCAGCGACCTGTACTCCCCGGTCACCGGCGAGATCACGGAGGTCAACGAGGACGTGGTCAACGACCCGTCGCTGGTGAACTCCGAGCCGTTCGAGGGCGGCTGGCTGTTCAAGGTGCGCGTGTCCGAGGAGCCGGCCGACCTGCTGTCCGCCGACGAGTACGACGCCCACGTCGCCGGCTGA
- a CDS encoding enhanced serine sensitivity protein SseB C-terminal domain-containing protein, producing MSASGTTAGQVEHMLRQVTPGRYDAYEALLRALATPSTGRVWMLLWHGQAGSPDAQYATMEVDGNGYAPCVTSAQELSASGWTRSYEVIDGADAARALYPGHYGLWLNPHAPGGGVGIPWLDLRRIAAGLEHQPAGPLRLSEPAIEIPQFYALLTQNAHRTPAVRSLRRAWVQPALGAPYLAIGLDVYDTSPPAVDSVRAMMQQSVTAVPEGLPVSTVALSDEDDPVAMWLRVNSRPFYDREAHAPAPAPAAGGYGYPPLRGAY from the coding sequence GTGAGCGCGAGCGGCACCACGGCCGGCCAGGTCGAACACATGCTGCGCCAGGTGACGCCCGGGCGTTACGACGCCTACGAGGCGCTCCTGCGCGCGCTCGCAACCCCGTCCACCGGCAGGGTCTGGATGCTGCTGTGGCACGGCCAGGCCGGCTCACCCGACGCCCAGTACGCGACCATGGAAGTGGACGGCAACGGCTACGCGCCGTGCGTCACCTCCGCACAGGAGCTTTCGGCCAGCGGCTGGACCCGCTCCTACGAGGTGATCGACGGCGCCGACGCGGCCCGCGCCCTCTACCCCGGCCACTACGGCCTGTGGCTCAACCCGCACGCGCCCGGCGGTGGCGTCGGCATCCCCTGGCTGGACCTGCGCCGCATCGCCGCCGGCCTGGAGCACCAGCCCGCGGGCCCCCTCAGGCTGTCCGAACCGGCCATCGAGATCCCACAGTTCTACGCGCTGCTCACCCAGAACGCCCACCGCACGCCCGCCGTGCGCTCCCTGCGCCGCGCCTGGGTGCAACCCGCCCTCGGCGCCCCGTACTTGGCGATCGGCCTGGACGTCTACGACACCTCACCGCCCGCCGTCGACTCGGTGCGGGCGATGATGCAGCAGTCCGTCACGGCCGTCCCGGAGGGCCTGCCGGTGTCGACGGTCGCGCTGTCCGACGAGGACGACCCGGTGGCGATGTGGCTCCGGGTCAACTCCCGCCCGTTCTACGACCGCGAGGCCCACGCCCCGGCACCGGCCCCCGCGGCGGGCGGCTACGGCTATCCGCCGTTGCGCGGGGCGTACTGA
- a CDS encoding dipeptide ABC transporter ATP-binding protein, which translates to MTIPAQSDGATLTKDAAPGETLLKVTGLKKHFPIRKGLLQRQVGAVRAVDGLDFEVKAGETLGVVGESGCGKSTMGRLITRLLEPTEGTVEFEGKDITHLGVSGMRPLRRDVQMIFQDPYSSLNPRHTIGTIVGAPFRLQGVTPEGGIKKEVQRLLSVVGLNPEHYNRYPHEFSGGQRQRIGIARALALNPKLVVADEPVSALDVSIQAQVVNLLDDLQQELGLTYVIIAHDLSVVRHVSDRIAVMYLGKIVELADRDSLYRAPMHPYTKALMSAVPIPDPKRKNAKSERILLKGDVPSPISPPSGCRFHTRCWKATEICRTTEPQLVELKPGQRVACHHPENFEDQAPQDTVLLSDAKEAAKLVADEVLAESAETSAAVAAEVEAEAEAEASGAPDATEEPSEASDHSEDSEDSEDAEAPSAEETPASAGEESAEVTAEETPSGEPSGESDSEEPAEEAPSDEPDGEAPSKEPAPDKPAAADRQESTDK; encoded by the coding sequence GTGACGATTCCTGCGCAGAGTGACGGTGCCACCCTCACCAAGGACGCCGCACCCGGCGAGACCCTGCTGAAGGTGACCGGCCTCAAGAAGCACTTCCCCATCCGCAAGGGCCTGCTCCAGCGGCAGGTCGGCGCCGTGCGCGCGGTCGACGGCCTCGACTTCGAGGTCAAGGCCGGTGAAACCCTCGGCGTCGTCGGCGAGTCCGGATGCGGCAAGTCCACCATGGGCCGGCTGATCACCCGGCTGCTGGAGCCGACCGAGGGCACCGTCGAGTTCGAGGGCAAGGACATCACGCACCTCGGCGTGAGCGGGATGCGCCCGCTGCGCCGCGATGTGCAGATGATCTTCCAGGACCCGTACTCGTCGCTGAACCCGCGCCACACCATCGGCACCATCGTCGGCGCGCCCTTCCGGCTCCAGGGCGTCACGCCCGAGGGCGGCATCAAGAAGGAAGTGCAGCGGCTGCTGTCGGTCGTGGGTCTCAACCCCGAGCACTACAACCGCTATCCGCACGAGTTCTCCGGCGGTCAGCGCCAGCGCATCGGCATCGCCCGGGCGCTCGCGCTCAACCCGAAGCTGGTCGTGGCCGACGAGCCGGTGTCCGCGCTGGACGTGTCGATCCAGGCGCAGGTCGTCAACCTGCTCGACGACCTCCAGCAGGAGCTGGGCCTGACGTATGTGATCATCGCGCACGACCTGTCGGTCGTCCGGCACGTCTCGGACCGGATCGCGGTGATGTACCTCGGCAAGATCGTCGAGCTGGCCGACCGCGACTCGCTGTACAGGGCGCCGATGCATCCGTACACCAAGGCGCTGATGTCGGCGGTGCCGATCCCGGACCCGAAGCGGAAGAACGCCAAGAGCGAGCGCATCCTGCTCAAGGGCGACGTCCCCTCGCCGATCTCGCCGCCGAGCGGTTGCCGTTTCCACACCCGGTGCTGGAAGGCGACGGAGATCTGCCGGACCACCGAGCCGCAGCTGGTGGAGCTGAAGCCGGGGCAGCGGGTGGCCTGCCACCACCCGGAGAACTTCGAGGACCAGGCTCCGCAGGACACGGTGCTGCTCTCCGACGCCAAGGAGGCGGCGAAGCTGGTCGCCGACGAGGTGCTGGCGGAGTCCGCGGAGACGTCGGCGGCGGTGGCCGCGGAGGTCGAAGCCGAAGCCGAGGCCGAGGCCTCCGGTGCACCGGATGCGACGGAGGAGCCCTCCGAGGCATCCGACCACTCCGAGGACTCCGAGGACTCCGAGGACGCGGAAGCACCCTCCGCGGAGGAGACCCCCGCATCCGCGGGAGAGGAGTCCGCGGAGGTTACCGCCGAAGAGACGCCCTCGGGCGAGCCCTCCGGCGAGTCGGACTCCGAGGAGCCTGCCGAAGAGGCGCCCTCGGACGAACCCGACGGCGAGGCGCCCTCGAAGGAGCCCGCTCCCGACAAGCCCGCGGCAGCGGACCGTCAGGAGTCAACCGACAAGTAA
- a CDS encoding ABC transporter permease, with translation MLAYLIRRLFAAAVMLVVIVMVVFGIFFLVPKWAGVDIAASFVGKQADPAAVEAVREKLGLGDPIYVQVWEFFKGIFAGRTYAAGGDVTHCAAPCFGYSFRSEQAVWPVLTDRFPVTLGLALGAAVLWLIFGIAAGVLSALKRGSIWDRGAMVVALAGVSLPIYFTGLLSLAIFAFGLKWIDAQYVPLDQSVGGWFGGMILPWITLAFLYAAMYARITRATMLEILGEDYIRTARAKGLREQTVIGKHAMRSTMTPILTMLGMDLGALIGGAILTESTFNLPGLGRAVLDAIRNQDLPIILGVTLITSLAVLIANLVVDVLYAVIDPRVRLS, from the coding sequence GTGCTCGCTTACCTCATCAGGCGGCTCTTCGCCGCCGCAGTGATGCTTGTGGTCATCGTCATGGTGGTCTTCGGCATCTTCTTCCTCGTCCCCAAGTGGGCGGGCGTCGACATCGCCGCGAGTTTCGTGGGCAAGCAGGCCGACCCGGCCGCCGTGGAGGCGGTGCGCGAGAAGCTGGGCCTCGGCGACCCGATCTACGTCCAGGTCTGGGAGTTCTTCAAGGGCATCTTCGCGGGCCGCACGTACGCGGCCGGCGGTGACGTCACCCACTGCGCCGCACCGTGCTTCGGCTACTCCTTCCGCAGTGAACAGGCCGTCTGGCCGGTGCTGACAGACCGCTTCCCGGTGACCCTGGGTCTCGCGCTCGGTGCCGCAGTGCTGTGGCTGATCTTCGGCATCGCGGCGGGTGTGCTCTCCGCGCTCAAGCGGGGCAGCATCTGGGACCGCGGCGCGATGGTCGTCGCCCTGGCGGGTGTGTCCCTCCCCATCTACTTCACCGGCCTGCTCAGCCTGGCGATCTTCGCCTTCGGCCTGAAGTGGATCGACGCCCAGTACGTGCCCCTCGACCAGAGCGTCGGCGGCTGGTTCGGCGGCATGATCCTGCCGTGGATCACCCTCGCGTTCCTGTACGCGGCGATGTACGCCCGGATCACCCGCGCCACCATGCTGGAGATCCTCGGCGAGGACTACATCCGCACCGCCCGCGCAAAGGGCCTGCGCGAACAGACGGTCATCGGGAAGCACGCCATGCGCTCGACGATGACGCCCATCCTGACCATGCTCGGCATGGACCTCGGCGCGCTCATCGGCGGCGCCATCCTGACCGAGTCCACGTTCAACCTGCCGGGCCTCGGTCGTGCCGTGCTCGACGCCATCAGGAACCAGGACCTGCCCATCATCCTGGGCGTCACCCTGATCACTTCCCTCGCGGTGCTCATCGCCAACCTCGTGGTGGACGTTCTGTACGCCGTGATCGACCCCCGAGTGAGGCTCTCATGA
- a CDS encoding enhanced serine sensitivity protein SseB: MDIPADLPADFPAQAHPHPHGGWPGNELEEVLSASLGIPSAGGRIVEVLGRSFLWVPLPNGGGPHSGPLDLPTLDIEGQAYVPVFSSEEQFRHAAGGHMSYTIAPAAEFARGLPPQVGIAVNPGGVVGIPLPPEAVAELCRVGRTPLDGPTTGGRVRLFEPDWQDDPVDFLAAASAEFAATGVVLTARRCLAAVETADPVLFVGVELSQWEGDLRTLPMDALGRALAKVAVEWPVNLVLLDVAQDPVADWMREKVRPFYQQGY, encoded by the coding sequence ATGGACATCCCGGCGGACCTTCCCGCGGACTTCCCGGCACAGGCGCACCCCCATCCGCACGGCGGATGGCCGGGCAACGAGCTGGAGGAGGTGCTCTCCGCCTCGCTCGGCATCCCCTCGGCGGGCGGCCGGATCGTCGAGGTGCTGGGCCGCAGCTTCCTGTGGGTGCCGCTGCCGAACGGCGGCGGCCCGCACAGCGGCCCCCTCGACCTGCCCACACTGGACATCGAGGGACAGGCGTACGTCCCGGTGTTCAGCTCTGAGGAGCAGTTCCGCCACGCCGCCGGCGGCCACATGTCGTACACCATCGCGCCCGCCGCCGAGTTCGCCCGCGGGCTGCCCCCGCAGGTCGGCATCGCGGTCAACCCGGGCGGCGTGGTCGGCATACCCCTGCCTCCGGAGGCGGTGGCCGAACTGTGCCGCGTCGGACGCACCCCGCTGGACGGCCCCACGACCGGCGGCCGCGTCCGACTCTTCGAACCGGACTGGCAGGACGACCCGGTGGACTTCCTCGCCGCCGCGTCCGCCGAGTTCGCGGCGACCGGCGTGGTCCTCACGGCACGCCGCTGCCTTGCCGCCGTCGAGACGGCGGACCCGGTGCTGTTCGTCGGCGTGGAGCTCTCCCAGTGGGAGGGCGACCTCCGCACCCTCCCCATGGACGCCCTCGGCCGCGCCCTGGCCAAGGTGGCGGTCGAGTGGCCGGTCAACCTGGTCCTCCTGGACGTCGCCCAGGACCCGGTGGCCGACTGGATGAGAGAGAAGGTCCGGCCGTTCTACCAGCAGGGGTACTGA
- a CDS encoding ABC transporter ATP-binding protein: protein MSELSKTGAAVSEPTSSSPAPTAFLEVRDLKVHFPTDDGLVKSVDGLSFQLEKGKTLGIVGESGSGKSVTSLGIMGLHTTGQYGKRKAQISGEIWLNGTELLSADPDQVRKMRGREMAMIFQDPLSALHPYYTIGQQIVEAYRIHHDVDKKTARKRAIEMLDRVGIPQPDKRVDNYPHEFSGGMRQRAMIAMSLVNNPELLIADEPTTALDVTVQAQILDLMRDLQKEFGSAVVIITHDLGVVAELADDILVMYGGRCVERGPAEKVFYEPRHPYTWGLLGSMPRLDREQQERLIPVKGSPPSLINVPSGCAFNPRCPYADVPKDNVTRTVRPELTEVDGRHWAACHMSQEQRERIWTEEIAPKL from the coding sequence ATGAGCGAACTCAGCAAGACCGGAGCAGCCGTGAGCGAACCCACGAGTTCCTCGCCCGCGCCGACCGCCTTCCTGGAGGTGCGCGACCTCAAGGTGCACTTCCCGACCGACGACGGCCTGGTGAAGTCCGTCGACGGCCTCAGCTTCCAGCTGGAGAAGGGCAAGACCCTCGGCATCGTGGGCGAGTCGGGCTCCGGCAAGTCCGTCACCTCGCTCGGCATCATGGGCCTGCACACCACGGGCCAGTACGGCAAGCGCAAGGCGCAGATCTCCGGCGAGATCTGGCTGAACGGCACCGAGCTGCTGTCCGCCGACCCCGACCAGGTGCGCAAGATGCGCGGTCGCGAGATGGCGATGATCTTCCAGGACCCGCTGTCCGCGCTGCACCCGTACTACACGATCGGCCAGCAGATCGTGGAGGCGTACCGGATCCACCACGACGTCGACAAGAAGACCGCCCGCAAGCGGGCGATCGAGATGCTCGACCGGGTGGGCATCCCGCAGCCCGACAAGCGTGTCGACAACTACCCGCACGAGTTCTCCGGCGGTATGCGCCAGCGCGCGATGATCGCGATGTCGCTGGTCAACAACCCCGAACTGCTCATCGCGGACGAGCCGACCACCGCCCTGGACGTGACCGTCCAGGCGCAGATCCTCGACCTCATGCGCGATCTGCAGAAGGAGTTCGGCTCCGCCGTCGTCATCATCACCCACGACCTGGGCGTCGTCGCCGAACTGGCCGACGACATCCTGGTGATGTACGGCGGCCGCTGTGTGGAACGCGGGCCGGCCGAGAAGGTGTTCTACGAGCCCCGCCACCCCTACACCTGGGGCCTGCTCGGCTCGATGCCGCGCCTGGACCGCGAGCAGCAGGAGCGCCTCATTCCGGTCAAGGGCTCACCGCCCTCCCTGATCAACGTCCCGTCCGGCTGCGCCTTCAACCCCCGCTGCCCGTACGCCGACGTCCCGAAGGACAACGTCACCCGCACCGTCCGGCCCGAGCTGACCGAGGTCGACGGCCGGCACTGGGCCGCCTGCCACATGTCGCAGGAGCAGCGGGAGCGTATCTGGACCGAAGAGATTGCGCCGAAGCTGTGA
- a CDS encoding ABC transporter substrate-binding protein: MTTQRTSGRRKQAMAAAAVVAALLTTAACGGGNDDNSGSKNGAAGFDAANNKVAQASLAKKGGTLKFGGAQDADSWDTTRGYYGFAWNFMRYYSRQLVTNKTEPGKEGAKLTPDLATGLAKVSDNGKTYTYTLRDGITWEDGKPITSKDVKYGIERVWAQDVLSGGPTYLKDFLDPDGKYQGPYKDTSADHLGLKAIDTPDDKTIVFHLPKANADFEEVLALTSASPVRQDKDTKSKYALHPFSSGPYKFQSYNPGKDLTLVRNTNWKQSSDPIRKAYPDKITVQFFSDANQLDQRLLNGDIDLDINQTGMSPQGRTTALKEHKANLDNPVSGYIRYAVFPQSVKPFDNEHCRKAVIYGADHVSLQTARGGPVAGGDIGTNMLPPSVPGAEGQKYDPYELAGANKNGNAAKAKEELKACGQPNGFSTTIAVRNNKPVEVATAQSLQASLKKIGINAQIDQYDGSQTTGIIGSPDNVKKKGYGIIVMGWGPDFPTVQGFGLPLWDSKYILQSGNNNYALIKDKTIDGLFDQYVNTLDDAKKTEIATQINHKVMEGGYYLPFVFEKFINWRSNRLANVYTTDAYSGQYDFVNLGLKSAK, from the coding sequence GTGACTACCCAACGCACCTCAGGGCGGCGCAAGCAGGCCATGGCCGCTGCCGCCGTGGTCGCCGCGCTGCTGACCACGGCGGCGTGCGGCGGCGGCAACGACGACAACAGCGGTTCGAAGAACGGTGCGGCCGGCTTCGACGCGGCGAACAACAAGGTCGCCCAGGCCTCCCTGGCCAAGAAGGGCGGCACGCTGAAGTTCGGTGGGGCCCAGGACGCCGACTCGTGGGACACCACGCGCGGCTACTACGGCTTCGCCTGGAACTTCATGCGCTACTACAGCCGCCAGCTCGTCACGAACAAGACGGAGCCCGGTAAGGAAGGCGCCAAGCTGACCCCGGACCTCGCCACCGGGCTCGCCAAGGTCTCCGACAACGGCAAGACGTACACGTACACGCTGCGTGACGGGATCACCTGGGAGGACGGCAAGCCGATCACCTCCAAGGACGTCAAGTACGGCATCGAGCGCGTGTGGGCGCAGGACGTGCTGTCCGGCGGCCCGACCTACCTGAAGGACTTCCTGGACCCGGACGGCAAGTACCAGGGCCCGTACAAGGACACGTCCGCGGACCACCTCGGTCTGAAGGCGATCGACACGCCCGACGACAAGACGATCGTCTTCCACCTGCCCAAGGCGAACGCCGACTTCGAGGAAGTGCTCGCGCTGACCTCGGCGTCCCCGGTCCGCCAGGACAAGGACACCAAGTCCAAGTACGCGCTGCACCCGTTCTCCTCGGGCCCGTACAAGTTCCAGTCGTACAACCCGGGCAAGGACCTCACTCTGGTCCGCAACACCAACTGGAAGCAGTCCTCGGACCCGATCCGCAAGGCGTACCCGGACAAGATCACCGTCCAGTTCTTCTCCGACGCCAACCAGCTGGACCAGCGTCTGCTCAACGGTGACATCGATCTGGACATCAACCAGACCGGCATGTCGCCCCAGGGGCGTACCACCGCCCTGAAGGAGCACAAGGCCAACCTGGACAACCCGGTCTCGGGCTACATCCGTTACGCGGTCTTCCCGCAGAGCGTGAAGCCGTTCGACAACGAGCACTGCCGCAAGGCCGTCATCTACGGCGCCGACCACGTCTCCCTGCAGACCGCCCGCGGTGGCCCCGTCGCCGGTGGTGACATCGGCACCAACATGCTGCCGCCGTCCGTCCCGGGCGCCGAAGGCCAGAAGTACGACCCGTACGAGCTCGCCGGTGCCAACAAGAACGGCAACGCCGCCAAGGCCAAGGAAGAGCTGAAGGCCTGCGGCCAGCCCAACGGCTTCAGCACCACCATCGCCGTCCGCAACAACAAGCCGGTCGAGGTGGCCACCGCCCAGTCCCTGCAGGCGTCGCTGAAGAAGATCGGCATCAACGCCCAGATCGACCAGTACGACGGTTCGCAGACCACCGGCATCATCGGTAGCCCCGACAACGTGAAGAAGAAGGGCTACGGCATCATCGTCATGGGCTGGGGCCCGGACTTCCCGACCGTCCAGGGCTTCGGTCTGCCGCTGTGGGACAGCAAGTACATCCTGCAGAGCGGCAACAACAACTACGCCCTGATCAAGGACAAGACGATCGACGGCCTGTTCGACCAGTACGTGAACACGCTCGACGACGCGAAGAAGACCGAGATCGCCACGCAGATCAACCACAAGGTCATGGAGGGCGGCTACTACCTGCCCTTCGTCTTCGAGAAGTTCATCAACTGGCGTTCGAACCGGCTGGCGAACGTGTACACGACCGACGCGTACAGCGGTCAGTACGACTTCGTCAACCTGGGCCTGAAGTCCGCGAAGTAA
- a CDS encoding ABC transporter permease: MTAPLHEPTAEAAPGAAEEAAAAATDAKAVQGRSLGRIAWERLKQDKLALTGGIVVLVLIAVALLAPVISNLVGQDPDAYHENLIDPLFGTPKGSLGGISGDHLLGVEPVNGRDIFARILYGARVSLLVGFLSAMVAVILGTVLGVLAGFFGGWVDSIVSRVMDGLLAFPQLLFTIALVSVMPNNMLGLTGSSVRVFVMILVIGFFGWPYIGRVVRGQTLSLREREYVEAARSLGAGRLYILFKELLPNLVAPIIVYTTMMIPTNILTEAALSFLGVGVKPPTASWGQMLSSAIDYYDSDPMYMVVPGVAIFITVLAFNLFGDGVRDALDPKGSR, translated from the coding sequence ATGACGGCACCATTGCACGAGCCGACTGCGGAAGCGGCCCCGGGGGCGGCCGAGGAAGCAGCAGCTGCCGCCACCGACGCGAAAGCCGTTCAGGGCCGCTCCCTGGGACGGATCGCCTGGGAGCGTCTCAAGCAGGACAAGCTCGCCCTCACGGGCGGCATCGTCGTGCTCGTGCTCATCGCGGTCGCCCTGCTCGCGCCCGTGATCTCCAACCTGGTCGGGCAGGATCCCGACGCGTACCACGAGAACCTGATCGACCCGCTCTTCGGCACCCCCAAGGGGTCCCTGGGCGGCATCAGCGGCGATCACCTGCTGGGTGTCGAGCCGGTCAACGGCCGTGACATCTTCGCCCGCATCCTCTACGGCGCGCGGGTCTCGCTGCTGGTCGGCTTCCTGTCCGCCATGGTCGCCGTCATCCTCGGCACCGTCCTGGGTGTCCTGGCCGGCTTCTTCGGCGGCTGGGTCGACTCGATCGTCAGCCGCGTCATGGACGGTCTGCTCGCCTTCCCGCAGCTGCTGTTCACCATCGCGCTGGTCTCCGTCATGCCGAACAACATGCTGGGGCTGACCGGCTCCAGCGTGCGCGTGTTCGTGATGATCCTGGTCATCGGCTTCTTCGGCTGGCCCTACATCGGACGCGTGGTTCGCGGCCAGACGCTCTCGCTGCGTGAGCGCGAGTACGTCGAGGCGGCCCGCTCGCTCGGCGCCGGGCGCCTCTACATCCTCTTCAAGGAGCTGCTGCCCAACCTCGTCGCGCCGATCATCGTGTACACGACAATGATGATCCCCACCAACATCCTCACCGAGGCGGCACTCAGCTTCCTGGGCGTGGGCGTCAAGCCGCCCACGGCCTCCTGGGGACAGATGCTTTCGAGCGCGATCGACTACTACGACTCGGACCCCATGTACATGGTGGTCCCGGGCGTGGCGATCTTCATCACCGTTCTTGCATTCAACCTCTTCGGCGACGGCGTGCGCGATGCGCTGGACCCGAAGGGCTCCCGCTGA
- the gcvT gene encoding glycine cleavage system aminomethyltransferase GcvT, with protein MSSSPLRRTALDALHRSLGATMTDFAGWDMPLRYGSERDEHVAVRTKAGLFDLSHMGEITVTGPEADRFLNHALVGDIASVRVGRARYTMICREDGGILDDLIVYRLADAEYMVVANASNAQVVLDALTERAAGFAAAVRDDRDAYALIAVQGPESPGILKSLTDADLDGLKYYAGLPGTVAGVPALIARTGYTGEDGFELFVAPEHAEKLWQALTEAGAPVGLAPCGLSCRDTLRLEAGMPLYGHELSTSLTPFDAGLGRVVKFEKEGDFVGRAALEEAAARAQENPPRVLVGLVAEGRRVPRAGYPVVAGGEVIGEVTSGAPSPTLGRPIAMAYVDAAHSAPGTPGVGVDIRGSHEPHEVVALPFYKRQK; from the coding sequence ATGAGCAGTAGCCCCCTGCGCCGCACCGCGCTCGATGCCCTGCATCGTTCGCTCGGCGCGACGATGACCGACTTCGCCGGCTGGGACATGCCCCTCAGGTACGGCTCCGAGCGCGACGAGCACGTCGCCGTCCGCACCAAGGCGGGGCTGTTCGACCTCTCGCACATGGGCGAGATCACGGTGACCGGGCCCGAGGCGGACCGGTTCCTCAACCACGCGCTGGTCGGCGACATCGCTTCCGTCCGCGTGGGCCGCGCCCGCTACACCATGATCTGCCGGGAGGACGGCGGCATCCTGGACGACCTGATCGTCTACCGGCTGGCCGACGCCGAGTACATGGTCGTCGCCAACGCCTCCAACGCCCAGGTGGTCCTCGACGCGCTGACCGAGCGTGCCGCGGGCTTCGCCGCCGCGGTGCGCGACGACCGGGACGCGTATGCGCTGATCGCCGTCCAGGGCCCCGAGTCGCCCGGCATCCTGAAGTCCCTCACCGACGCCGATCTCGACGGCCTGAAGTACTACGCCGGCCTGCCCGGCACGGTGGCGGGCGTCCCCGCCCTCATCGCGCGCACCGGCTACACCGGCGAGGACGGCTTCGAGTTGTTCGTCGCGCCCGAGCACGCCGAGAAGCTGTGGCAGGCGCTGACCGAGGCGGGCGCCCCCGTCGGTCTGGCCCCCTGCGGGCTCTCCTGCCGCGACACGCTGCGCCTGGAAGCGGGCATGCCGCTGTACGGGCACGAGCTGAGCACCTCGCTGACGCCCTTCGACGCCGGGCTCGGCCGGGTGGTGAAGTTCGAGAAGGAGGGCGACTTCGTGGGGCGTGCCGCGCTGGAGGAGGCCGCGGCCCGTGCTCAGGAGAACCCGCCCCGCGTCCTCGTCGGCCTGGTCGCCGAGGGCCGCCGCGTGCCGCGGGCCGGTTACCCGGTCGTCGCGGGCGGCGAGGTGATCGGCGAGGTCACCTCCGGGGCGCCCTCCCCCACGCTGGGCAGGCCGATCGCGATGGCGTACGTCGACGCCGCACACTCCGCGCCGGGCACGCCCGGGGTCGGGGTGGACATCCGGGGCAGCCACGAGCCGCACGAGGTCGTGGCACTGCCGTTCTACAAGCGCCAGAAGTAG